A genome region from Sciurus carolinensis chromosome 19, mSciCar1.2, whole genome shotgun sequence includes the following:
- the Chst13 gene encoding carbohydrate sulfotransferase 13 isoform X2, whose product MGRRCSWRRRASVAACLGAALLLLCAAPRALRPAFESRALVSSWLGGEKRSPLQVLYDLDRAPRSPLAEVHRQRRDLLRRACSRHTRRQRLLRPEDLRHVLVDDTHGLLYCYVPKVACTNWKRVLLALSGRARGDPRSIPAHEAHAPGRLPSLADYSPAEINRRLRAYLAFLFVREPFERLASAYRNKFARPYSATFQRRYGTRIVRRLRPRADPDALARGHDVRFAEFLAYLLDPRTRRDEPFNEHWERAHALCHPCRLRYDVVGKFETLAEDAAFVLGLVGASGLRFPAPPRPKAVPARDQAARLFQDISPFYQRRLFDLYKMDFLLFNYSAPAYLRLR is encoded by the exons ATGGGGAGGCGCTGCTCCTGGCGGCGGCGCGCGTCGGTGGCCGCGTGTCTGGGCGCTGCGCTCCTGCTCCTGTGCGCCGCGCCCCGCGCCCTGCGCCCGG CATTTGAAAGCAGGGCCCTGGTCTCCAGCTGGCTTGGTGGGGAGAAGAGGAGTCCCCTGCAGGTCCTCTATGACCTCGACCGG GCTCCGCGCTCACCCCTGGCGGAGGTGCACCGGCAGCGGCGCGACCTGCTGCGCCGCGCCTGCAGCCGCCACACGCGGCGACAGCGCCTGTTGCGGCCCGAGGACCTGCGCCACGTGCTGGTGGACGACACGCACGGCCTGCTCTACTGCTACGTGCCCAAGGTGGCCTGCACCAACTGGAAGCGAGTGCTGCTAGCGCTCAGCGGCCGAGCCCGCGGCGATCCTCGCTCCATTCCCGCGCACGAGGCGCACGCGCCCGGCCGCCTGCCCTCGCTGGCCGACTACAGCCCCGCGGAGATCAACCGGCGCCTGCGCGCCTACCTGGCCTTCCTGTTCGTGCGCGAGCCCTTTGAGCGCCTGGCGTCCGCCTACCGCAACAAGTTCGCGCGACCCTACAGCGCGACCTTCCAGCGACGCTATGGCACGCGCATCGTGCGGCGCCTGCGGCCGCGCGCGGACCCCGATGCGCTGGCCCGCGGCCACGATGTGCGCTTCGCCGAGTTCCTGGCTTACCTGCTGGACCCGCGCACGCGGCGCGACGAGCCCTTCAATGAGCACTGGGAGCGCGCCCACGCGCTCTGCCACCCGTGCCGCCTGCGCTACGACGTCGTGGGCAAGTTCGAGACGCTGGCGGAGGACGCGGCTTTCGTGCTGGGCTTGGTGGGCGCGTCGGGTCTGCGCTTCCCCGCGCCGCCGCGGCCCAAAGCGGTGCCGGCGCGGGACCAGGCTGCGCGCCTCTTCCAGGACATCAGCCCCTTCTACCAGCGGCGCCTCTTTGATCTCTACAAGATGGACTTCCTGCTCTTCAACTACTCCGCCCCCGCCTACCTGCGGCTGCGCTAG
- the Chst13 gene encoding carbohydrate sulfotransferase 13 isoform X1: MLIPANGNRATRNGPPAGFPQERNQVNQQKRRSACWREFIETRQALMSISDAMGVSPAQRHLQRVPGEQPSWRQAQPQRPETAFESRALVSSWLGGEKRSPLQVLYDLDRAPRSPLAEVHRQRRDLLRRACSRHTRRQRLLRPEDLRHVLVDDTHGLLYCYVPKVACTNWKRVLLALSGRARGDPRSIPAHEAHAPGRLPSLADYSPAEINRRLRAYLAFLFVREPFERLASAYRNKFARPYSATFQRRYGTRIVRRLRPRADPDALARGHDVRFAEFLAYLLDPRTRRDEPFNEHWERAHALCHPCRLRYDVVGKFETLAEDAAFVLGLVGASGLRFPAPPRPKAVPARDQAARLFQDISPFYQRRLFDLYKMDFLLFNYSAPAYLRLR; this comes from the exons ATGCTTATCCCAGCCAATGGGAATAGAGCCACGAGGAATGGCCCTCCAGCCGGTTTCCCCCAGGAGAGGAATCAGGTGAACCAGCAAAAGAGAAGAAGCGCTTGCTGGCGTGAATTCATAGAGACTCGCCAGGCGCTGATGTCCATCTCAGATGCCATGGGAGTGTCCCCAGCTCAGAGGCACCTCCAGAGAGTACCAGGGGAACAGCCATCTTGGCGGCAAGCTCAACCCCAAAGACCAGAAACCG CATTTGAAAGCAGGGCCCTGGTCTCCAGCTGGCTTGGTGGGGAGAAGAGGAGTCCCCTGCAGGTCCTCTATGACCTCGACCGG GCTCCGCGCTCACCCCTGGCGGAGGTGCACCGGCAGCGGCGCGACCTGCTGCGCCGCGCCTGCAGCCGCCACACGCGGCGACAGCGCCTGTTGCGGCCCGAGGACCTGCGCCACGTGCTGGTGGACGACACGCACGGCCTGCTCTACTGCTACGTGCCCAAGGTGGCCTGCACCAACTGGAAGCGAGTGCTGCTAGCGCTCAGCGGCCGAGCCCGCGGCGATCCTCGCTCCATTCCCGCGCACGAGGCGCACGCGCCCGGCCGCCTGCCCTCGCTGGCCGACTACAGCCCCGCGGAGATCAACCGGCGCCTGCGCGCCTACCTGGCCTTCCTGTTCGTGCGCGAGCCCTTTGAGCGCCTGGCGTCCGCCTACCGCAACAAGTTCGCGCGACCCTACAGCGCGACCTTCCAGCGACGCTATGGCACGCGCATCGTGCGGCGCCTGCGGCCGCGCGCGGACCCCGATGCGCTGGCCCGCGGCCACGATGTGCGCTTCGCCGAGTTCCTGGCTTACCTGCTGGACCCGCGCACGCGGCGCGACGAGCCCTTCAATGAGCACTGGGAGCGCGCCCACGCGCTCTGCCACCCGTGCCGCCTGCGCTACGACGTCGTGGGCAAGTTCGAGACGCTGGCGGAGGACGCGGCTTTCGTGCTGGGCTTGGTGGGCGCGTCGGGTCTGCGCTTCCCCGCGCCGCCGCGGCCCAAAGCGGTGCCGGCGCGGGACCAGGCTGCGCGCCTCTTCCAGGACATCAGCCCCTTCTACCAGCGGCGCCTCTTTGATCTCTACAAGATGGACTTCCTGCTCTTCAACTACTCCGCCCCCGCCTACCTGCGGCTGCGCTAG
- the C19H3orf22 gene encoding uncharacterized protein C3orf22 homolog has translation MMEFRARRKSQQRKKSRSKAQEKFAKKFPYRFSWLTEPSCESPRAWAGRSSSQRDLLPLQKQLVPRRSIPVPGLGAPGYSSPSRLYPAPPPCSLWELQLLSLRFPRQAERQLFPLYSNDPWSSEATGPSRGLS, from the exons ATGATGGAATTCAGAGCCCGCAGGAAATCTCAGCAGCGGAAGAAATCTAGGAGCAAGGCCCAAGAGAAGTTCGCCAAGAAGTTTCCCTACAG GTTCTCTTGGCTGACAGAGCCCAGCTGTGAGTCCCCGAGAGCCTGGGCGGGCAGGAGCAGCTCCCAGAGGGACTTGCTGCCCCTGCAGAAGCAGCTGGTGCCAAGGAGATCCATCCCGGTCCCAGG GCTCGGGGCTCCAGGGTACTCGTCACCATCCAGACTCTACCCAGCGCCCCCACCGTGCAGCCTCTGGGAACTGCAGTTACTGAGCCTCCGCTTCCCCAGACAAGCCGAACGCCAGCTGTTCCCTCTGTACAGCAACGACCCCTGGAGCAGCGAAGCCACTGGGCCATCCAGGGGCCTCTCCTAA